The sequence below is a genomic window from Bosea sp. F3-2.
GACGGAAGCGAGAAGCGGTACTCGTCTTCGTAACGAACCGGCGTGCCGTCCTTGAGCGTGTAGGACGTCGTTGGGAGGCCGGGCCACTCGCTCCAGACAATGACGATATAGTGGTTGCCATACTCATCTTGGCAGCGCTCCCGATAAAGCTCGCGCCGAGGTGGCATCGGCCGGCGCGCGGACGGCCCTGCAGGCTTTCGCAACGCAACCATGGCACACCTCACACAACGCACTGCTGAGGAATTCAACCTGATCAATAGGGGCGCGGTTCCGTGCTGGTGTGAAGGCTCTTGCGAACTGAACCGCCCCGGGTTTGTCGGAGGCCCCAACTCCTGAGTATCCGTGTTGGTCAAGCGCGGGTTGCAGCCCATCGACGGCCGTCGCGGATGAGGGCGTTGGCCATCACGATGATTTTCCGCATGATCGCGGTCAGCGCGACCTTCTTCTCCTTCCCGGCAGCGATGAGCTCTTCGTACTTCTTCTTGAGATCGGGGTTGAAGCGTGCCGCGGCTATTGCCGGGAAGTAGAGCGCCTGGCGCAACATGGCGCGACCGCCTTGGATGCGTTCTTTGCCCTGCCATTTGCCCGACTGACGGGCGACAGGCGCCAGTCCGGCCAGACTCGCTGCCTGCTTTCCCTCAAGCTCCCCGAGTTCCGGCATATCGATGATGAGCGCTATGGCGGTTACGTCGCCGACGCCCGGTATGCTGCGCAGGATGGCAAGGCGCTCCGCCAGGCCAGCATCCATGTTAGCCAGTGCCGCCAACTCGGCGTCGATGCGCTCCAGGTCATCGTCAACGCGCTTCAGCCGCGCATCCAGCTGGCGCCTTTTCAAGGCGAGTCTTGCGGTCGATCGGCGTATCTTCGCAGCGGTCCTGTCCTTGATGAGAGCACGCCGTGCGGCGAGCAACTCTCTGAGATCATGGAAGCTCTGCCGCCGAGGTGCCTGCGGTGCCAGAGCAAGGGCAGCGCCCATCCGAGCAAGCATTGCCGCATCGACGCGATCTGTCACCGTCGGCCACGAGGAGTTTTGCATACGCGGCCTTTAGCGAAACCGACCAGATGCTGCCTGATGCGAACTCTCTTCTCGGATCTGCTCCGGTGACAAGTTATTTGCGCCGCGGTGACACTTTAGGGGTGCAGGTGTCATCGGCCCTGCATTTTGAGATCACGTTCGCTATGTCCGTCCTGTTTTCCGCACGACAATCCGCTTGCACGAACGATGTTTCTGACATAAAGATATCTTTATATCTTTTTTTCGAGCGCGGGAGGCGTTTGCGTGCGGCAGCCGACAGCATTGTCCTCCGATGTGCTTCTCGCCGGCCTGCGGGCCGCGGGCGAGGAGACGCGCCTGCGTATTCTGGCGCTCCTGTCCGAGGGCGAGCTCTCCGTTTCCGACCTGACCGACATTCTCGGCCAGTCGCAGCCGCGCATCTCGCGCCATCTCAAGCTCCTGGCCGAGGCTGGGCTGGTCCGGCGCTCGCGCGAGGGGGCCTGGGCCTTCTTCCGGCTCGATGAGACCGGGCCGGGCGGGGCCTTCGCTGCTTCGCTCGCCGCCTGGCTCGACCGCGCCGATCCTGTGCTCGCGGCCGATCGCGAGAGGCTGGCGGCCGTGCGGGCGAATCGCGCCGAGGCCGCGCAGAGCTATTTCGCCAGCGTCGCACGCGACTGGGACCGTTTGCGCAGCCTGCACGTGCCCGACCATGCCGTCGAGGCGGCGGTCGAAGAGGCTGTCGGCGAGGGGACGCCGGGTGCGATGCTCGATCTCGGCACCGGCACCGGCCGGATGCTGGAGCGGATCGCGCCGAAATTCGGCCGCGCCGTCGGCGTCGATGCCAATCATGCGATGCTGGCGGTGGCGCGTGCCAATCTTGAGCGGGCGGGATTGTCGCGCGTCGAGCTCAGGCAGGGCGATATCTATGCGCTGCCCTTCGCCCGAGGCTCCTTCGACCTCGTCATCGTCCATCAGGTGCTGCACTTCCTCGATGATCCCGGCCGGGCCGTGCGCGAGGCCGCGGCGATGCTGGCGCCGGGCGGGCGGCTGATCGTCGTCGACTTTGCTCCACACGACATGGAATTCCTGCGGACCGAGCATGCGCATCGCCGGCTCGGCTTCTCGCGGCAGCAGATCGCCGGCTGGTTCGCTGAAGCCGGTCTCTCCTGTGATCTTTCCCGCGAAGTCACCTTGGCCGATGGCGGCTCGGGGCAGTTGCCGGTCATGCTTTGGCGCGGGCGCGACCGGCGCGTCCAGTCCGATCCGCCGACCCGTATGATCAATCTCGAGGTTGCGTGATGAATGCCTTTCGCCCCAGCCGGCACGGTTCGCGCCGTCCCAGCGTCTCCTTCGAGTTCTTCCCGCCGAAGACGGCGGAGATGGAGGTCGCGTTGTGGGAGAGCGTGCGCCGGCTTGAGCCGCTCGGCCCCAGCTTCGTCTCGGTGACCTATGGCGCGGGTGGTTCGACCCGCGAGCGGACCCACGCCACGGTGAAGCGCATGATCGAGGAGACCGCGCTGAAGCCGGCAGCGCATCTCACCTGCGTTTCGGCCTCGAAGGCCGAGGTCGACGAGGTCATCCGCTCCTATTGGGATGCCGGCGTGCGCCATGTCGTGGCGCTGCGCGGGGACCCGGCCGGCGGCCTCGGCACCACCTACGAGGCGCATCCGGAGGGCTATCAGCAGACCTCCGATCTCGTCGCGGGCTTGAAGAGCATCGGCGATTTCGAGATCACCGTCTCGGCCTATCCGGAGAAGCATCCGGAAGCGGCCTCGCTCGATGCCGATATCGACGCACTGAAGAAGAAGGTCGATGCCGGCGCGACGCGGGCGATCACCCAGTTCTTCTTCGATAACGATGTCTATTTCCGCTATCTCGACAAGGTCCGCGCCCGCGGCATCGAGATCCCGATCGTGCCCGGCATCGTGCCGGTGCAGAACTTCAAGCAGACCGCCGGCTTCGCCCGCAGGACGGGCGCAAGCGTGCCGCAATGGCTGGCCGATCGCTTCGAGGGGCTTGAAGATGACCCGGCGACGCGCCGGCTGGTGGCGGCCGCCGTCTGCGCCGAGCAGGTGCTCGACCTGATCGACCGCGGCGTCACCGACCTGCATTTCTACACGATGAACAAGGCCGACCTCGTCTACGCCATCTGCCATCTCGTCGGCCTGAAGCCCGAGAAGCTGGCGGCGCAGGCGGTGGCGGCGGAGTGAGGAACGTCATTGCGAGCGAAGCGAAGCAATCCAGGGGGACCGGGTCGAGCCGTTCAGCTCTGCGGCCCCTGGATTGCTTCGTCGCTTCGCTCCTCGCAATGACGGTCGAGACCGAGCATCAATTGTTGAAAGCGTAATGATGTCCGACTTCATTCCCACCCCCGTCGACGGCGCCGAGATCGAGCGCTCACTGCGCCAGGCCGCGTCCGAGCGCATCCTCGTGCTGGATGGCGCGATGGGGACTCAGATCCAGAACCTGAGGCTTTCGGAAGCGGATTTCCGCGGTGAGCGCTTCAAGGGGTTTAACCACGACCTCAAGGGCAACAACGACATCATCGCGCTGACGCAGCCCGAGGCGCTGCGCGACATCCATCTCGCCTATTTCCGGGCGGGCGCGGATATTGTCGAGACCAACACCTTCTCCGGCACCTCGATCGCCCAGGCCGATTACGGCATGGAGGCGCTGGTCTACGAGCTGAACGTCGAATGCTCGCGCATCGCCCGCGAGGCGGCATCCATTGCGCAGAAGGAAGACGGGCGCCGCCGCTATGTCGCGGGCGCGATCGGCCCGACCAACCGCACGCTCTCGATCTCGCCGGACGTCAACAACCCCGGCTTCCGGGCCGTGACCTTCGACCAGGTTCGTGAGTCCTATGCCGAGCAGGTGAGGGGGCTGATCGACGGTGGCTCGGAACTGCTGCTGATCGAGACGATCTTCGACACGCTCAACGCCAAGGCCGCGATCGTTGCGATCGAGGAGGTGTTCCGCGCCAAGGGCATCCGCCTGCCGGTGATGATCTCCGGCACGATCACCGACCTTTCGGGCCGCACGCTCTCCGGCCAGACGGTGGAGGCCTTCTGGAACGCGGTGCGCCATGCCGCGCCGCTGACCGTCGGCCTCAACTGCGCGCTCGGTGCGCGCGAGATGCGGGCGCATATCAAGGACATGTCGCGCGTCGCCGACACGCTGATCTGTGCCTATCCGAATGCAGGCCTGCCCAACGAATTCGGCCTCTATGACGAACGGCCGGAGGCGACCGCCAAGATGCTGGCCGAATTCGCCGATGCCGGTTTCGTCAATGTCGTTGGCGGCTGCTGCGGCACGACGCCGGACCATATTGGGGCGATCGCGCAGGCGGTGGCCGGCAAGGCGCCGCGCCAGATCCCGGAAGCGAAGCCCTATCTGCGCCTTGCCGGTTTGGAGCCCTTCACGCTCGACGAGACCATTCCCTTCGTGAATGTCGGCGAGCGCACCAACGTCACCGGCTCGGCCAAGTTCAGGAAGCTGATCACCGCCGGCGACTATGCCGCTGCGCTCGACGTGGCGCGCGACCAGGTCGCCAATGGCGCGCAGGTCATCGACGTCAACATGGACGAGGGCCTGCTCGATTCCGAGAAGGCGATGACCGAGTTCCTCAACCTGATCGCCTCGGAGCCCGACATCTCGCGCGTGCCGATCATGGTGGACTCGTCGAAGTTCCCGGTGATCGAGGCCGGCCTCAAGACGATCCAGGGCAAGCCGATCGTCAACTCGATCTCGATGAAGGAGGGCGAGGAAGCCTTCCTCGAGCATGCCCGCATCTGCCGGCAATATGGCGCGGCGGTGGTCGTCATGGCCTTCGACGAGGTCGGGCAGGCCGACACCTTCCAGCGCAAGATCGAGATCTGCACCCGGGCCTACAAGCTCTTGACCGAGAAGGCCGGCTTCCCGCCGGAAGACATCATCTTCGACCCGAACATCTTCGCGGTGGCGACGGGCATCGAGGAGCACGACAACTACGGCAACGACTTCATCAATGCCACCCGCGCGATCCGCGAGACGCTGCCGCATGCCCATATCTCCGGCGGCGTCTCGAACCTCTCCTTCTCCTTCCGCGGCAACGAGAAGGTGCGCGAGGCGATGCACTCCGTATTCCTCTACCACGCCATCAAGGCGGGGATGGACATGGGCATCGTCAATGCCGGCCAGCTCGGCAGCTACGACGATCTCGATCCCGAGCTGCGTGAGCTCTGCGAGGACGTCGTCCTCAACCGCCGCAAGGATTCGACCGAGCGGCTGCTCGAAGCCGCGCCGCGCTTCAAGGGTGACGGCTCGGTGGCTGCCTCCGGCAAGGACCTCGCCTGGCGCGAGCTGCCCGTCGAGAAGCGGCTGGAGCACGCGCTGGTCGCCGGCATCACCGAGTTCATCGAGGTCGATACGGAAGAGGCACGGCTGAAGGCCGAGAAGCCGCTGCACGTCATCGAAGGCCCGCTGATGGCCGGCATGAACGTGGTCGGCGACCTGTTCGGCTCGGGCAAGATGTTCCTGCCGCAGGTGGTCAAGTCCGCCCGCGTGATGAAACAGGCCGTCGCCTATCTCATGCCCTTCATGGAGGAGGAGAAGCGCCTCAACGGCGGCTCCGAGCGCGCCGCCGCCGGCAAGGTGCTGATGGCGACGGTGAAAGGCGACGTCCATGACATCGGCAAGAACATCGTCGGCGTCGTGCTCCAGTGCAACAATTACGAGGTCATCGACCTCGGCGTGATGGTGCCGACGCAGAAGATCCTCGAGACGGCGCGCAAGGAGCAGGTCGACATCATCGGCCTCTCCGGCCTGATCACGCCCTCGCTCGACGAGATGGTGACCGTCGCCTCCGAGATGGAGCGCGAAGGCTTCGACATCCCGCTGCTGATCGGCGGGGCGACGACCAGCCGCGTCCATACGGCGGTGAAGATCCACCCGGCCTATAGTGCTGGGCAGACGGTGCACGTCAACGACGCCTCGCGCGCCGTCGGCGTGGTGTCGAGCCTGCTCTCGCAGGAGCAGAAGCCTGCTTACGTCGCCGGCGTGCAGGCGGAATATGCCAAGGTCGCCGAGGCGCATCGCCGCTCGGAGGCCGACAAGCAGCGCCTGCCGCTGGCCAAGGCCCGCGCCAACGCCTTCAAGCCGGACTGGGCGAACTACGTGCCGCCGAAGCCGAGCTTCCTCGGTACCCGCGTCTTCCGGACCTACGACATCGCCGATCTCGTGCCGGTGATCGATTGGACTCCGTTCTTCCAGACCTGGGAGCTAAAGGGCCGCTTCCCGGCGATCCTGGAGGACGAGAAGCAGGGCGAGGCGGCGCGTGCGCTTTGGGAGGATGCGCAGGCGATGCTGAAACGCGTCGTAGAGGAGCGCTGGTTCAACCCGAAGGCGGTGATCGGCTTCTGGCCGGCGAACGCCGTCGGCGACGACGTCCGCCTCTATACCGGCGAGAGCCGGCAGGAGACGCTCGCGACCTTCCATGGGCTCCGCCAGCAACTCTCGAAGCGCGACGGCAAGCCGAACATGTGCCTCTCCGACTTCGTCGCGCCGGAGGGCGGAGCGCCCGATTATGTCGGCGCCTTCGTCGTCACGGCGGGCGCGGAAGAGGAGCGCATCTCCGAGAAGTTCGCGCGCGACAACGACGACTACCGCTCGATCATGGTCAAGGCGCTGGCGGATCGCTTCGCGGAAGCCTTCGCCGAGCGGATGCACCAGCTCGTGCGCAAGGAGTTCTGGGGCTATGCGCCGGACGAAGCCTTCAGCAATGACGAGCTGATCCGCGAGGAATACCAGGGCATCCGCCCGGCGCCGGGCTATCCGGCTCAGCCCGATCATACCGAGAAGGAGACGCTCTTCCGGCTGCTGGAAGCGGAGCGGCGCGTCGGCGTGAAGCTGACCGAGAGCTATGCGATGTGGCCGGGCTCCTCGGTCTCGGGCCTCTATTTCTCGCATCCCGACGCCTATTATTTCGGCGTCGCCAAGGTCGAGCGCGATCAGGCCGAGGACTATGCCGCGCGCAAGGGCATGAGCATCGAGGAGGTCGAGCGCTGGCTCGCGCCGATCCTCAACTACGACACTGCCGCCTATCGGCTGGAGGCGGCGGAGTAGCTCACGTCATGACGGGAGGCTCTTCCCCTCCCCCTTGTGGGGAGGGGATAGGGGTGGGTGTCGAACGACCGGGTGCGGCGTATCGACGTGAGGCGGTGCTGGTCGAGCGAGATTTCGGACCGGTCACCAAGCGGAGCGACCCCCACCCCCATCCCCTCCCCACAAGGGGGAGGGGAGTCGCGCGCATCTCGATCGCGTCCCGCGCCGCCAGCCGTCCTCCATCTTCCGCCCGCGGCTCGTGACAGCAAGCGCGGGTCGGCGGCCGGCTGGTGCTGAACGCGCAATGACGGCGCGCTTCCGTTTCGGCGCGGCGGGCGCTATGGGGCCATCACAGGGTTTTGAAGGAGTGGATATGGCCGACGACGATTACGTTTATGACGAGGCGACGGGCGAGTGGCGCCCTGCTTCCGAGGTGGCGGCAGCCGCTACTGCCGCGGCGCGCGTCGAGGTGCGCGATTCCGCCGGCAATGTGCTGGCGGAGGGCGATTCCGTCGTCCTGATCAAGGATCTGAAGGTCAAGGGCGCCGGCCAGACCCTGAAGCAGGGCACGGTGATCCGCTCCATCCGCCTGACCGACGATCCCGAAGAAA
It includes:
- a CDS encoding transposase, with amino-acid sequence MQNSSWPTVTDRVDAAMLARMGAALALAPQAPRRQSFHDLRELLAARRALIKDRTAAKIRRSTARLALKRRQLDARLKRVDDDLERIDAELAALANMDAGLAERLAILRSIPGVGDVTAIALIIDMPELGELEGKQAASLAGLAPVARQSGKWQGKERIQGGRAMLRQALYFPAIAAARFNPDLKKKYEELIAAGKEKKVALTAIMRKIIVMANALIRDGRRWAATRA
- a CDS encoding metalloregulator ArsR/SmtB family transcription factor is translated as MRQPTALSSDVLLAGLRAAGEETRLRILALLSEGELSVSDLTDILGQSQPRISRHLKLLAEAGLVRRSREGAWAFFRLDETGPGGAFAASLAAWLDRADPVLAADRERLAAVRANRAEAAQSYFASVARDWDRLRSLHVPDHAVEAAVEEAVGEGTPGAMLDLGTGTGRMLERIAPKFGRAVGVDANHAMLAVARANLERAGLSRVELRQGDIYALPFARGSFDLVIVHQVLHFLDDPGRAVREAAAMLAPGGRLIVVDFAPHDMEFLRTEHAHRRLGFSRQQIAGWFAEAGLSCDLSREVTLADGGSGQLPVMLWRGRDRRVQSDPPTRMINLEVA
- the metF gene encoding methylenetetrahydrofolate reductase [NAD(P)H] encodes the protein MNAFRPSRHGSRRPSVSFEFFPPKTAEMEVALWESVRRLEPLGPSFVSVTYGAGGSTRERTHATVKRMIEETALKPAAHLTCVSASKAEVDEVIRSYWDAGVRHVVALRGDPAGGLGTTYEAHPEGYQQTSDLVAGLKSIGDFEITVSAYPEKHPEAASLDADIDALKKKVDAGATRAITQFFFDNDVYFRYLDKVRARGIEIPIVPGIVPVQNFKQTAGFARRTGASVPQWLADRFEGLEDDPATRRLVAAAVCAEQVLDLIDRGVTDLHFYTMNKADLVYAICHLVGLKPEKLAAQAVAAE
- the metH gene encoding methionine synthase — translated: MSDFIPTPVDGAEIERSLRQAASERILVLDGAMGTQIQNLRLSEADFRGERFKGFNHDLKGNNDIIALTQPEALRDIHLAYFRAGADIVETNTFSGTSIAQADYGMEALVYELNVECSRIAREAASIAQKEDGRRRYVAGAIGPTNRTLSISPDVNNPGFRAVTFDQVRESYAEQVRGLIDGGSELLLIETIFDTLNAKAAIVAIEEVFRAKGIRLPVMISGTITDLSGRTLSGQTVEAFWNAVRHAAPLTVGLNCALGAREMRAHIKDMSRVADTLICAYPNAGLPNEFGLYDERPEATAKMLAEFADAGFVNVVGGCCGTTPDHIGAIAQAVAGKAPRQIPEAKPYLRLAGLEPFTLDETIPFVNVGERTNVTGSAKFRKLITAGDYAAALDVARDQVANGAQVIDVNMDEGLLDSEKAMTEFLNLIASEPDISRVPIMVDSSKFPVIEAGLKTIQGKPIVNSISMKEGEEAFLEHARICRQYGAAVVVMAFDEVGQADTFQRKIEICTRAYKLLTEKAGFPPEDIIFDPNIFAVATGIEEHDNYGNDFINATRAIRETLPHAHISGGVSNLSFSFRGNEKVREAMHSVFLYHAIKAGMDMGIVNAGQLGSYDDLDPELRELCEDVVLNRRKDSTERLLEAAPRFKGDGSVAASGKDLAWRELPVEKRLEHALVAGITEFIEVDTEEARLKAEKPLHVIEGPLMAGMNVVGDLFGSGKMFLPQVVKSARVMKQAVAYLMPFMEEEKRLNGGSERAAAGKVLMATVKGDVHDIGKNIVGVVLQCNNYEVIDLGVMVPTQKILETARKEQVDIIGLSGLITPSLDEMVTVASEMEREGFDIPLLIGGATTSRVHTAVKIHPAYSAGQTVHVNDASRAVGVVSSLLSQEQKPAYVAGVQAEYAKVAEAHRRSEADKQRLPLAKARANAFKPDWANYVPPKPSFLGTRVFRTYDIADLVPVIDWTPFFQTWELKGRFPAILEDEKQGEAARALWEDAQAMLKRVVEERWFNPKAVIGFWPANAVGDDVRLYTGESRQETLATFHGLRQQLSKRDGKPNMCLSDFVAPEGGAPDYVGAFVVTAGAEEERISEKFARDNDDYRSIMVKALADRFAEAFAERMHQLVRKEFWGYAPDEAFSNDELIREEYQGIRPAPGYPAQPDHTEKETLFRLLEAERRVGVKLTESYAMWPGSSVSGLYFSHPDAYYFGVAKVERDQAEDYAARKGMSIEEVERWLAPILNYDTAAYRLEAAE
- a CDS encoding alkylphosphonate utilization protein; translated protein: MADDDYVYDEATGEWRPASEVAAAATAAARVEVRDSAGNVLAEGDSVVLIKDLKVKGAGQTLKQGTVIRSIRLTDDPEEIDCRHDTIKGLVLRTEFVRKR